From Etheostoma spectabile isolate EspeVRDwgs_2016 chromosome 8, UIUC_Espe_1.0, whole genome shotgun sequence, a single genomic window includes:
- the otud7a gene encoding OTU domain-containing protein 7A, with protein sequence MTLDMDAVLSDFVRSTGAEPGLARDLLEGKNWDLSAALNDYEELRQVHTANLPQVFNEGRYYKHPETRDTPTHVSKIDKPCAQKQEDNAQEKRLSRGISHASSAIVSLARLQVANDCTSEQFPLDMPIYTFQLPDLSVYSEDFRCFIERDLIEQSTMMALEQAGRLNWWSTMCTSCKKLLPLATTGDGNCLLHAASLGMWGFHDRDLMLRKSLYTMMKSGAERDALKRRWRWQQTQQNKESGLVYTEKEWEREWNELLKLASSEPRTHLSKNGNTSGGVDNSEDPVYESLEEFHVFVLAHVLRRPIVVVADTMLRDSGGEAFAPIPFGGLYLPLEVPPSRCHCSPLVLAYDQAHFSALVSMEQRDQQREQAVIPLTDSEHKLLALHFAVDPGRDWEWGRDDNDNTKLANLILSLEAKLNLLHNYMNVTWIRIPSETRAPLAQPESPTASAGEDVQSLAESMDSDRESVGSNSNVNNGKPSKEKDKDKQRKDKDKSRADSVANKLGSFSKTLGIKLKKNMGGLGGLVHGKMNKSNSGSGRSGENGGEKAKKKESKTKGSKEESGQSASSTSSEKATSPSPTDRDRPSSSSPTERQDSAGRDKTLENWKYSTDVKLSLNILRAAMQGERKFIFAGLLLTSHRHQFHEEMINYYLTNAQERFSQEQEQKRKEADKKPPATNDVAAKKPEHESVFQRERSDSSPPESCSPILPHHTHTYNHNSQPPLGLKMQGRNSPTPAAPLVPVPPLTPPTASHHVSHPAPAPAPYSSPSIGAKRPVPVSAHYSHTPPIQRHSVIHLQDVNMQSSIFQDDPYKPVVGTLKTCATYPQQNRTLSSQSYSPARLSGVRTVNTIETLSYNMPGEHKSHTYTNGFNAGDIQDCLEFADEDNSSHTWLNQDKTKGRSSGSPLYCFQQRRCKRENCSFYGRPETENYCSYCYREELKRRERESKVQRPA encoded by the exons ATGACTCTGGACATGGATGCGGTCCTGTCAGACTTTGTTCGGTCCACAGGGGCAGAACCGGGTCTGGCAAGAGACCTGCTGGAAG GTAAAAATTGGGACCTCAGTGCTGCTCTAAATGATTATGAGGAGCTCAGGCAGGTCCACACTGCCAACCTGCCGCAGGTCTTCAACGAGGGCCGCTACTACAAGCATCCAGAGACACGTGACACGCCCACCCACGTCAGCAAGATTGATAAGCCATGTGCACAGAAGCAAGAGGACAATGCACAAG agAAGCGTCTGTCCCGCGGCATCTCCCACGCCAGCTCTGCTATCGTCTCCCTGGCGCGGCTGCAGGTGGCCAATGACTGTACCAGCGAGCAGTTCCCTCTTGACATGCCCATCTACACATTCCAGCTACCAGACCTCAGCGTGTACAGCGAGGATTTTAGGTGCTTCATAGAGAGAGACCTGATCGAGCAGTCCACCATGATGGCTCTGGAGCAGGCCG GTCGTCTGAACTGGTGGTCCACCATGTGCACCAGCTGTAAGAAGCTGCTTCCTCTGGCCACCACAGGGGACGGGAACTGCCTTCTGCATGCTGCCTCTTTAG GGATGTGGGGCTTCCATGACAGAGACCTGATGCTGAGGAAATCCCTGTACACCATGATGAAGAGCGGAGCGGAGAGAGACGCTctgaagaggaggtggaggtggcaGCAAACCCAACAGAACAAGGAG tcGGGGCTGGTGTACACTGAGAAggagtgggagagagagtggaACGAACTGCTGAAGTTGGCCTCCAGTGAGCCTCGCACTCACCTCAGCAAAAACGGCAACACCAGTGGAGG gGTGGATAACTCTGAGGATCCGGTCTATGAGAGTCTGGAGGAGTTCCATGTGTTTGTGCTGGCCCATGTGTTACGCAGGCCAATTGTAGTGGTGGCTGACACGATGCTCAGAGACTCAGGAGGAGAAG CGTTTGCGCCCATCCCATTTGGAGGACTCTATCTGCCTCTGGAGGTGCCCCCGAGCCGCTGTCACTGCTCCCCTCTGGTCTTAGCCTACGATCAGGCTCACTTCTCTGCACTGGTGTCTATGGAGCAGAGAGACCAGCAGCGAGAGCAAG CTGTTATCCCTCTGACTGACTCGGAGCACAAGCTGTTGGCACTCCATTTTGCTGTGGACCCTGGCAGGGACTGGGAGTGGGGGAGGGACGACAACGATAATACCAAGCTGGCCAA TCTCATATTGTCTCTGGAGGCCAAACTCAACCTGCTGCACAACTACATGAATGTAACATGGATCCGAATTCCATCTGAAACAAGG GCTCCCCTGGCTCAGCCGGAGTCTCCCACTGCCTCTGCAGGTGAGGACGTCCAGTCTCTAGCTGAGTCCATGGACTCTGACCGCGAATCTGTCGGCAGCAACTCTAACGTAAACAACGGCAAGCCCAGCAAGGAGAAGGACAAAGACAAGCAGCGCAAGGACAAAGACAAGAGCCGGGCTGATTCTGTAGCCAACAAACTAGGTAGCTTCAGCAAAACCTTGGGAATCAAGCTGAAAAAGAACATGGGTGGTCTGGGTGGCCTTGTGCACGGCAAAATGAACAAATCTAACTCTGGCTCAGGTCGTAGTGGGGAAAATGGAggggaaaaggcaaaaaagaagGAGTCTAAAACCAAGGGAAGCAAGGAAGAGTCGGGCCAGTCTGCCAGCTCGACATCTTCTGAGAAGGCCACTAGTCCATCCcctacagacagagacagacccTCCAGCTCTTCCCCCACCGAGAGACAGGACAGTGCAGGGAGAGACAAGACCCTGGAGAACTGGAAATACAGCACCGATGTCAAGCTCAGTCTCAACATCCTGCGGGCTGCCATGCAGGGGGAGCGCAAGTTCATTTTTGCAGGCCTCCTGCTCACCAGCCATCGGCACCAGTTCCACGAGGAGATGATCAACTACTACCTGACCAATGCCCAGGAACGCTTCAGCCAGGAGCAGGAGCAGAAGAGAAAGGAGGCTGATAAGAAGCCCCCTGCCACTAATGATGTGGCAGCGAAGAAGCCTGAGCACGAGAGCGTCTTCCAGAGGGAGAGATCGGACAGCTCGCCTCCGGAGAGCTGCTCTCCCATCCTGCCCCATCACACCCACACCTACAACCACAACTCACAGCCCCCGCTGGGTCTGAAGATGCAGGGCAGGAACAGTCCCACTCCTGCAGCCCCTCTTGTCCCAGTCCCGCCTCTTACCCCGCCAACTGCCTCCCACCATGTCTCCCACCCAGCCCCAGCCCCTGCGCCTTACTCCTCCCCCAGTATTGGTGCTAAGAGACCTGTTCCTGTGTCTGCCCACTACAGCCATACACCGCCCATCCAGCGGCACAGTGTGATTCACTTACAAGATGTCAACATGCAATCCTCCATCTTCCAAGATGACCCCTACAAGCCTGTGGTGGGCACCCTAAAGACATGCGCCACCTACCCCCAGCAGAACCGCACACTCTCATCCCAGAGTTACAGCCCTGCTCGCCTGTCAGGGGTCCGTACTGTTAACACCATAGAGACCCTGTCCTACAACATGCCCGGCGAACACAAGTCCCACACCTACACCAATGGATTCAATGCGGGAGACATTCAGGACTGCCTGGAGTTTGCTGATGAGGACAACTCATCTCACACCTGGCTCAACCAAGACAAAACCAAAGGGCGGAGCTCTGGAAGCCCTTTGTACTGCTTTCAGCAGCGCCGCTGCAAGAGGGAGAACTGCTCCTTCTACGGCAGGCCAGAGACAGAGAACTACTGCTCCTACTGCTACAGAGAGGAGCTGAAACGCAGGGAAAGGGAGAGCAAAGTGCAGAGGCCTGCATAG